The Brassica napus cultivar Da-Ae chromosome C1, Da-Ae, whole genome shotgun sequence DNA segment gtcaaaatcaaaatcgatttttcccgccaaaaccgagttttcctgccaaaaccgatAAACCAAATTTTCTCGCAAAATACTGTAAcaccgagtttttccgccaaaaatcGCAAAAagatttttcccgccaaaatcgaaaacaggtttcccgccaaaatctaacaaattttcccgccaaaaccgtaaaaacaagtttttccgccaaaacgcaaaaacgagtttttccgccaaaaccagaaagaTTATTTTTCCCGCAAACGACAAAAATCTAGTTTTCcaaccaaaaccacaaaaaaaaaatttctgaccaaaaaccgcaaaaagaaaattttccgCTAAAGCCACAAAAACAATTTAACAAGTTTTCTCGTTAAAACCATAAATgagttttcctgtcaaaacGATGTTTACTGCTAAAACCACAAAATGAGTTCCGGTTAAAattgcaaaataattttttttttcgaaaaaacGAGTTTTTTCTCCAAAATCATAAACGAGTTTTTGCGCTAAAacaaattttctataaaattgcaaaatcttgtttttatattaaagCTCAcattaatgatattaatattttacatgatCTTTAGAGTAAATAAGATAATACTTTGGATACCCACGGGTAAACCTATACcatattgggttttttttttgtttggatttcAATATTGATGTTTCTGGGTTTTTGCGGGTTGGATATAAACTGGGTTGGGTTATTTGTGGGTTGGGGTGGGCTGGGTTATTTTACCCAAAGTTAACATCCCTACATTCAACCACATAACtaaaactagagagagagagagataaatacAGAAACCAAAGGTTGCAAAAACCACGTTAATCTAAGACAAGTTGACGCCGCTTATAACGCACCATCACATTGCCTTTAATGCCAACCACCATAGCGTTCCAGTCCATCTCAGGGAAGGGTGAAACCAACTCAAGCTCAAAGTTCCTCAACAAATGACTCCATATGGCTTTGATTTGAAGGTAAGCAAAGGGCTCTCCAAGACACCCGTGCCTACCTCCACCGAATGAAATGTACGAAAATGCCCCTGCGGCTTTGTCCTCTTCTCTTCCCGGGGAGAATCTATCCGGGTCGTAGCTGTCCGGGTTCTTGAAGACATGCGGCAAGCGGTTTGCAAAAGCAGGCGAGGTTGCAACGATATGACCCTTTGGGATGTCATACGTTTTCCCATCCCTGGTTGTTACGTTGAAATCACTGTGGGAGGCTCTCATTAGCATGATCAACGGAGGGTGAAGCCTCAACGCTTCCTTAATGCAACGGTAGAGAACATTCATCTCCGAGGATATGATGTCGTGATCAATCTTGTCTCCATGTTTCTCAATCAGCTTCTTCTGCTCATCCAAGGCAGCGGACGAGTACTCTTTGTATTTCATCAGATAAGCACCGGTCCACGTGGAAGTGATAGAGCTCGTCTGCTGTCCTGCAAAGAGAGCAGCGATGAGCAAACCCGCTACCTCGGATTCGGTTGTCTGTCTACCGTCTCTGTACTTTGACTCGATGAAACACTGCAACATGTCGTTCTCTGATTTGCCAGAGTGTTTTCTCGACAACATGATGTTTGAGAAAATCTCAGAAAGCTTTACACGAGCACGGTCGCGACGACGGTGAGCTGGAATAGGGAGGTATGGGAAGAGAACACTGATGGGAAGCATTCCATTGTCAAGATCATGGAACAAAGCAGTGACGTCATCAAAAAGCTGGTCACGTACTTCTCGACCCAGTAGACATCTACTTGCAGTCAAGATGATGAGACTGTCTAGCTCTTCCTTAAGATCAACTTCACCACTCTCTCCCCAGTTGGAGAAGAAACCCtgccaagaaaaaaaacaagctatattcatatttaaatagtatatatgtaatatgctTCTTTTTGTCACTTgtatatatgtaatatgctaAAATCAATAATATggctaaaataataataataaaaaaaatatggctAAAAGATCCAAAAAATTGTATGTAATATGCCAAAACAAGCTATAATATACTTCAGCTTCAGTAATCATCATATCCACGTAAGCCTTTAGCTTGTTGACTCGGAGTGCCTCGCTGAAGAACCGAAACTGTTCCTGACGAACGGTGTAGTCGACATCGAAAACAACTCCAGGGCCAAAAGTAGGCACGTTGAATTTGTAAACTTCCTGCTGGCTGAGAACAGAATCATGAGCTTTGAAAAAATGAGCGGAGACTTCAGGACCAATGAGAAAAGTCATCTTTTTGTGAAGAAGATTCACTGTGAAGACACTTCCAAGCTTAGGGTATTCATCTCTAAGCATTACGACAGGGCCTTTCAAGAACCGGATAAGGCTTCCGATCAATGGAAGCCAAGCTTGAAGAGTGGGAGGATGACGCTTCTTCCTGGACTGGgaagtgaagaaggagaagatgagtttGGATATAGCAAGTGTCGCCACTATAACCAAACCCGTCTTTAATAAGTTGTTGTCCGAATCCAGTTCCATTTTTTCGTTGTCTTTAACTGTGACGTTCATTGACAATAAAAAGTCAGAATCACACATGCAGAGGACGAGAGTAGTGTGTTTTGCCATTTGAATCCCCATGCATGATTAGATCAGATTGGTTCTTGACTGATAATAATGtttaagactttttttttgtgtttttgaaaaagggcattCAAATTAAAAACGTAGAAACATAATGTTTAAGACTGATAATAATGTTTAAGACTTTATAcgagaataataatgtttaagaCCTTATACGAGAAAACGAGAACAATTAAGTGAAGATCGATACACAAAGCTTAGAGAAACGAAAAGCACTATTATTGGTTGGTGTAAGAGGAGATTCCAATCAgtgacaaaaaatataaaaataagaagagATTCCAATAAGCTTACTTTGGAGGAGTTAATCGTTGAAGATGACCCAAGTTTCAGAAATTAACTTTATCTCTTAAGATGTTATTACAAATGATTACAACTTATATAgccaaacaaaataattttaagggCTTGCTTTAGGTTGAATCATTTCGGAGAAGAGCAAAGCGGTTCTAAATAAAGATGGGTTGAGATGGATGAGAAATTGACacctttgcttttgtttttgatgtaatttattatgtattttttattaatctctTATGTATTGTCGCTTATGGTGACATTACATTACCTTTTGTAAAACTATGGGTGCATGTGCACCCTGTGTCTTGTTACTAGCTTCGTCCTTCGCCATATGTAGAATAGTTTTGACTGCAAGGCATTTGTATCATTTGACTGTAGTTGTCTAGATAGTCAATCCATTCTTCTTGATTGAATCTTTTAGCAATTAAGCCCGCTTTGAGCTTATCAAAGGATCCATCATAATTAAGTTTAGTACGAAAGATCCAATTACCACCTAGAACATTCATCTCCAGGGTGTAAGGTACTAAGACCAACCGCAACGGAAGCCCTTAGCGATTCCTAAGGGTCATTACCAAAGTTAATGgtaatataaaaactatatttcagCATAATTATCTAAGGATCAACCCGTAAGTAAGGGGTCGAGGGAGCTGAACCTTGGGCGACTTGGCAGGTGGGTATTGGCGGAAGATTCATTCGTCTTTGGTGTAGacggaaaaaaaattcattttcgacgaaggagagaaaaaaaagaaagtgtcGAGAAAAGGCGATAAAAGGCGATTTCCAATCGATTTTGACGAAGGTAAATTGAAGCTTTCTTTTGCTGTTTTTTCGATTTAGATTAGGTTACATGTTGTTTCCCTCTGAAATTAGGGTTCTGATTTGTGTTTTCAATCGATTTGTGGACAAAAAcgtttgaaattagggttttaaagatgggggttttcAATCGATTTGGGGTTTAAGGTcgtttgaaattagggtttcaaagAAGGGGGTTTTAGTTCGGTTTGTAGTTTGAGTTTGAAAACGATTTTCGTTTCAAACAATTTGTCTTGTTTTCTTAAATCAGTTCTTACCCTAATGATCTTTGATTTCTTCCTCACTTTATCTTCCTCGTTTAATCTTACATGATTTCTTTCATGTTTACAGAGACATAATGGGACAAGATTATTCGTATacacagccttcttcttcaGCAGAGTCGCTTGACATGACGTCCCTTCTTGAAGCAGAATGTGAACTGTACAAGGATGAAGATGACAGTAGGATCTTGCATCAAGTGTATGGAGACGAAGCTGATGATGGAATGCCTTCGACATGCTACTGTGGTTCTGATGCAGTAGTTGCAACATCTTACACGCGTAAAGATCCAGGGCGCTTATATCTGACGTGCGAGAATGTAAACGATGGGGACTGCCACATCTGGAAGTGGTGGGATGTAGCTGTTACGGAGGAGCTCAGAGACGTTCAGACACAGCTTAGGCTGGTGAAGGAGCAAGCATTTGAGTGTGACCAGAAGCTGATGAAGCTACAAAAGGTGGTGTGTGAGTTATCTAAGAAGAATGCAGTGCTTAGAAATGGCTTTGCGTTGCGCGTCTGTGTAATGGTCGCTGCACTACTCTTGGTTGGTTTGGCGGTGATGTTTCAGTCTGGTAAGTTTCAATATTTGAAATTGTTGTTCTTCTCTATTCAATTATGAAAAACTATTGACTATTTGATCATATTTTTTTGCAGGAAGAGCTTCGAAGAATTAAACCAGAGCCCCTTCCGTGTATGTATAATTAAGGTACTACAGCTACGTCTCTCTGTTTTAGCCTAGTGTATTTTGTTAgtctaataataaatataacttCAAAAATAGTAGTACTCTGTCGGAGCAATTGTGAATgtaattaactttttaaaaatattagcttGGTTAAATGCTAGTTCTAGTTTGATTGGTTAAATTCTAGTTATAGTTAGCTTTTTTAAATGCTAGTTTGCTTTTTACCTTCCTACCGCCAAGgatttgattgttttaaatgttttagagGTGTTATTAGTCTGATTTGATTGGTGTTGAATGCAAGTACTTTGCTTTCCATCTTCCTAACTGCTCGGTTGAAATGTATCTTAGGTTAAAGGTCGCCTACTTAAGGCTATGTGTTGCTATTAGAGCGACACAGAACATTCTCAAAACCATGGATCCTAAAACTAGTTATACAAACCTCTTGTTTAGTCAATCTCAGACTACAGTGGACCTTGATTCACCCGAACCTTTTTGGTTGGGTAGCCAAGGTCCTAATGAGTCAGTTGTCGAGCCTGTTGTCGAGTCTGGTGGCGACCCTAAGGAGAGGAGGAAATGGTGTCCGAAGGAGGATAAAATCCTTATTGGTGCTTGGCTTAACACTAGTAAGGATGCTGTCGTAAGTAATGACCAGAGGGCTGGTGCATTCTGGAAGCGCATTGTCGACTACTACAACGCAAGTCCGCAATTGGCTGGGACAATACCGAGAGAGGTTTGTTCCTGCAAGAAGCGTTGGGGTAGGATCAACGCTGACGTATCCAAGTTTGCTGGATGCTATGACGCCGCTCTGAGGGAGCAGAGGAGTGGccaaaatgatgatgatgtgatgaaagcCGCCATAGACATTTTATTCAAAACTAACGACTACAAGTTCAGCATGGATCACTGCTGGAGGGAGCTGAGGCATGACCAGAAATGGTGCTCCACCTATGGGCCTAAAGAATGTGGAAAGGAAAAGCGCAAAGGAGACGTGGAGGctgatggaggagatgaagcagaGGGCAGACCTATTGGGGTCAAGGCTGCTAAAGCTGcatctaagaagaagaagagtggtaAAGAAGAGTCTTTGGCAAAGATACACGCAATCATGTAAATCAAAGAAAAGCTGTCTAAAGAGAAGATCCTTGAACGTCTGCTTGGCAAAAAAGAGCCACTCACTTGGTGATGAATATTAATAATTGttgtatctttatttttaattgttgtgattttaaatttattcatgCTATATTATTGAAACATTTGGTAAttcacttttttaaaaaaaaaaaaaaaatttattctaaGAACTTCTTATTAGGACTCACCATTGTAAACACTCATTTTGTTCGGATCCTTaactatttaacaaaaaaaaaaatttatttttaaattcctAAGGGTTCCACAATGGGTGCCACCATTGTGGATGCTCTAAGGACGTGATTATTGGGGGTCCTTACTCTTGGGTccttaacataaatatatttgtattaaggACCCAAGAGCAAGGACCCTAATAATCATGCCCTAAGGAGAAGGAGTTTGTCCCTTTACAGGTACCTATCTTCCACCCATGATCTTTTAAGGTCCTCTGTAACTGTTTTTGATTTAGGATAGGAGACTTTATGAGTCATTAGAACATATTCTGGATTAGGCTTTCCTGTTCCCACTttgattttgtaattattagaTGTCTTGTGAAACACTCCGAAacagaaatattaaaaaatatgttaaaaattttCAAGTAAAAATCAAGTCAATTTGTAACGAAAAACACTTTATTAATGAAATTGGAGACCACATACTAAAATCATGCAAAATCATTGAGATTATCTCCAATCCTAGACTGACCCCACCATAACAATTTCGTAAATTGTGACAATTATTTTATAGACTGACACCCACCAACAATTTATTAACTGtgacaattattttatatactaaacacCACGGTATGGAGTGAAACCATTGAGATTATCTCCAATCCTAGACGGACGCCCCCATGCAAGACTTTTCTGATCCGGTATGCGTTCTAAGCAACAGTACACTCTATATGGAGGAAGCCCAATTCACGTCGTCACAG contains these protein-coding regions:
- the LOC125580073 gene encoding glutathione S-transferase T3-like, whose protein sequence is MYLRLKVAYLRLCVAIRATQNILKTMDPKTSYTNLLFSQSQTTVDLDSPEPFWLGSQGPNESVVEPVVESGGDPKERRKWCPKEDKILIGAWLNTSKDAVVSNDQRAGAFWKRIVDYYNASPQLAGTIPREVCSCKKRWGRINADVSKFAGCYDAALREQRSGQNDDDVMKAAIDILFKTNDYKFSMDHCWRELRHDQKWCSTYGPKECGKEKRKGDVEADGGDEAEGRPIGVKAAKAASKKKKSGKEESLAKIHAIM
- the LOC125580295 gene encoding sterol 14-demethylase-like, whose protein sequence is MELDSDNNLLKTGLVIVATLAISKLIFSFFTSQSRKKRHPPTLQAWLPLIGSLIRFLKGPVVMLRDEYPKLGSVFTVNLLHKKMTFLIGPEVSAHFFKAHDSVLSQQEVYKFNVPTFGPGVVFDVDYTVRQEQFRFFSEALRVNKLKAYVDMMITEAEGFFSNWGESGEVDLKEELDSLIILTASRCLLGREVRDQLFDDVTALFHDLDNGMLPISVLFPYLPIPAHRRRDRARVKLSEIFSNIMLSRKHSGKSENDMLQCFIESKYRDGRQTTESEVAGLLIAALFAGQQTSSITSTWTGAYLMKYKEYSSAALDEQKKLIEKHGDKIDHDIISSEMNVLYRCIKEALRLHPPLIMLMRASHSDFNVTTRDGKTYDIPKGHIVATSPAFANRLPHVFKNPDSYDPDRFSPGREEDKAAGAFSYISFGGGRHGCLGEPFAYLQIKAIWSHLLRNFELELVSPFPEMDWNAMVVGIKGNVMVRYKRRQLVLD